Part of the Atribacterota bacterium genome is shown below.
AAAGAAATTCCAGGAAGAAGAGGATATCCTGGTTACCTCTATACGGATCTGGCAACAATGTATGAGAGAGCGGGTCGTATAAAAGAAAAGAAAGGCTCTATTACCATGGTTCCCATTTTAAGCATGCCAGAAGATGACAAAACCCATCCAATTCCTGACTTAACTGGATATATAACTGAGGGGCAGATTATTCTTGCACGTGAATTGCATTTAAAGGGAATATATCCCCCAATAAATGTTTTGCCTTCTCTTTCCAGGTTAAAAGACAAGGGGATAGGCGAAGGTAAAACCAGGGAAGACCATTCTAATGTAATGAACCAGCTTTTTGCCTCTTACGCAAGAGGTAAAGAATCCAAAGAACTTGCTACAATATTAGGGGAAGCAGCGTTAACAGAAGAAGACAAAAAGTATGTAAAATTTTCTGATAAGTTTGAAGAAATATTTATACAACAGGGAGAAGATGAAAACAGAGATATAGAAAAAAGTTTAAGTATAGGCTGGGAAGCATTAGAGACATTACCAGTAAATGAACTAAAGCGTATAAAGGATGAGTATATCAAAAAATACCTACCGCATTTTTCTAATGACGAAGAAGGAAATATTAGTAATAATAAAAATGATAACGACAAAGAAGATAATAAATAATAAGATATAATCAATATCAATATTGTTATAATTATTTTAATATATAATCATTTTAACTTAGGAGTTTAAAATTTATGAAATTAGCAGTAAACCCCAATAGGATGGAACTGTTGAGACTAAAAAAAAGACTATTGCTTGCAAAAAGAGGTTATAAATTATTAAAAGACAAAAGGGATGCTCTTATACAAAAATTCATTCAATTAGTTTATGAAAATAAAAAAACGAGAGAAGACTTTGAAAAAGAGATGAAAAATTGTATGGAAAGCTTTTTAACTGCCAGTTTTTCTTTTGGTAATAATGATTTGGATGCAATCTTGTTATTTCCCAAAAGAAGTACAAGAGTTAAAACAACCTACAAAAATATGATGAGTGTTCAAGTTCCAAATTATAAAATTATTGAGGAAGGGGAATTGTATACATATGGGATGGCAAATAAATTTCCAAGTTTAGATAGTGCAATTAAAAAATATAAAAACGTTATTCCGCTAATGGTGAGAATGGCCGAATTAGACAAGACAATTGTGCTACTAACAGAAGAAATAGAGAAAACAAGAAGGAGAGTTAATGCATTAGAATATGTTATGATACCAAATCTTGAAGAGACAATAAAATTTATAACGATGAAACTAGATGAAATGGCAAGATCAAACAATTCTGCATTAATGCGTATAAAAGAAATGATACGTGGTGAATAATTACTTCCTTACTTATTAACCAGTTAATATATCAACAGGAAAATCATAAAAGTCAATATTTTTGTCTACCCAATACGAATAATTTCTTTCATAAGATATAATTAAATGATTTTTTTAAGTTTGTTAATAGTTTTTTAAATATCTTAACGAAAGGATTCCAGCAATTTTAGTTTAACAATAAAGTATTATATCTTTTATTTTAGATATTATAGAAAAATTATGTAAAATAGTGATATTATATATAAAATATGTAAGGTGCCCGTGGCTTAATCGGATAAAGCGACGGCCTCCGGAGCCGTAGATTGGAGGTTCAAGTCCTCTCGGGCACACCATTATTTAATATTAATAAGGTATAAAATAACAAAAAACAAATTTAATTATAGCAATAATTTGTTTTTCATTGGGATAATATAGGAATGTTTTATAAAATAGCGCGATTTATAGGATATATATTAAGCTTACTATTTTGGCCTATTGAAATAAGGGGTGGAAACGATTTTCATCATAATGGGCCTTTGATATTAGCTGCTAATCATGTTAGTTATTTAGACCCGATTGCTTTAGCTATAGCATTTAAAAGACAAATATATTTTTTAGCAAAAAAAGAAGTTTTTGACAATCCCTTTTTAGGATTGATTGTTAAAGGACTTGGAGCAATTCCTGTCGACAGAAAAAATGTCAGCCCGGTTACAATAAAAAAAACCTATTCAATTCTAAAAAATGGAAATGTTTTGGGTATTTTTCCTGAAGGTACACGATCATTAAATGGAGAATTATTAGATTTTAATAAAGGAATGATAAAAATTGCATTAAAAACTTCTTCACCCATTATACCTGTTGGCATTGCAGGTACGAATGATATTTACCCGCCTAAAGCAAAATTTCCTTCCTTTTGGGGAAGAAAAAAAATTACGGTTAGTTTTGGCGATCCAATTTATTTAGATTCAAACAAAAATAAAGATGATAATTATCAAAATAATTCATTGTTAGTTATTAAACATAATATAAAGCATTTATTGGAAGGAATATAGTAAATAAATATTATCATACAGTAATTAGTAATAGATAAAAGATGTGAGGTAAACAATGATTAATAAACTTAAAACTAATAGATTTTTTAAATATTGTTATTTTATGATTACTATCTTTTTGTTACTGATTGGCATCACTAATAATGTATTTGCTATAAATAGTGATTATGTAATTGAAATGACTTTTGGTGTATATGGGGAGAATAGAAACGAATTTAACTACCCGGTTTGTATTGCTTTAGATAAAAGTGATAATTTATATGTTACTGATTGGGAAAATGATAGAATACAGATTTTTAATAGTGATGGTGAATATATACGGATGATACCAGATGAAAATAGTGGCTATCAAATAGATGGTCCAGTAGGTATTGCATTGGACCGAAATAACAATATTATCATTGTAGAGCAACACAATAATTGCTTACATAAAATATCAAATGATGGAAGGTCTATTCAGATTTTTGGAGAATTCGGGAGTGGTCCTGGACAATTTGATAATCCAAGAGGTGTGGTGCTTGATGAAAATGATAATATATATGTTGTAGATACTGGAAATAACAGAGTACAGGTATTCTCAAATGAATTTGAATTATTGTATATTTTTGGGAGAGAAGGTCTGGGTGATGGAGAATTTTATTATCCCAGAGGTATAGCTCTTGATAATGATAACAATATATATGTTGCAGATACTTTTCACCATCAAGTGCAGGTATTTACCGAAACAGGAGAATTCATTGAACGCATAGGTACTGCTGGTAACGGGCCTGGAGAGTTTGACGGTACAAGATATGTTGATATTGATGAAAAAGGCAATATCTATATCACTGACTATAGAAACGGCAAAGTAGTACAGTACAATAGTGATTATGATTTTATTACAGAATTTGGGAATCAGGGGGATAATTATTCTTTATTATTATACCCAGAGGGAATCGCCGTAGACCAAAGAGGCTATATTTATGTTGCTGACGCAGGAAATAATAGAATTGTTAAATTTTGTATTTCAAGAATTATTATAAATAAAAAAGCAGGCATTGAAAATATTGAAAAAGAAGAATGGGATAAAGCAATTCAATCATTTCAAATTGTTTTAAATGAAGATCCAAAAGATTATGAATCAAGAAAAGCAATTGCCTTTGCATATTTCGAGAATGGCCAATACGAGAAAGCAATAAATGAATATAATACAATCTTAGAATTTTTACCCCAGGATCAAAGTATTATTTTAAAAGCTGTTGATGCGCACTATGAATTAGCATCCGAATTAGCTAAGGATTCTAATTATAAAGAAGCATTAGGACATTATAAACTTGTAATAAACGAACAACCCAATTATCCAAATATAAAAGCAAAATATTATTTAACTTATTTAAAGTATATATATAATTCCATATTTTTTAGAATTATTTTCATAATTATTCTAATTACCATAGTGGCAATATTTATAATACCAAGAATAGCAAGTAAAAAGAAAAAAGGTGGCAGGCATTACCGGGGTAGAAATAGATTTTAAGTAATAGTCAATAAATAAAGGGAGGTTTATTAATATGGAAAGCATCAGAAAGGCTACTGTTGCAGGTTCATTTTATGATTCTGATAAGGCTTCCTTGTTAAATCAACTAAAATATTGTTTTTTACATGAAATCGGTCCCCAAAAATTACCAGAATCTAAGAAAATATATCAAAATAAGAGTAAAATAAAAGGGATTGTCTCTCCACATGCAGGTTTTATTTTTTCAGGACCTATTGCCGCACATAATTATTATTATTTATCTTTTGAAAAAATACCCCAAACCATAATAATAATTGGTCCTAATCATCGAGGCCTGGGTGAAGAAATATCAATTATGCCTGCTGGCTATTGGAATACACCCCTAGGCTCTATCGAGATAGATGAAAAAACTGTAAAAAAAATACTTGCTAATGACAAAAAAAATATTATAAAAGAGGATATACAGGCACATGTTTTTGAGCATTCAATTGAAGTTCAGTTACCCTTTCTACAGTTTATTTATCCAAACAATACATTCAAAATAATACCAATATGCATCACAAACCAAAAATTAAGTTTAATGAAATATTTGGCAGATACAATATTTGGGAGTATAGAAAATACAGATTGCCTTTTTATTGCTAGCTCAGACTTCACTCACTATGAATCTCAGAGTAATGCAAAACGGAAAGACATTAGTGCTATTGAGAAGATAATAAATATGGATAGTGATGCATTTTATGAAAATATAAAAACGAATAGTGCATCTATATGTGGTTATGGACCAATTGCCATAGTCATGGAAATATGTAAAAAAAATGGAATAGAAAAAGGAGAATTATTAAAATATGCAACCTCAGGTGATGTTTACGGAATGAATGAACAAGTTGTCGGATATGCTTCAATAATATTCCGATAGACTATTTTAAATTAATGAAGAAAAATAAATGAATATTATAAAATGAATATTATAAATAGTTATATTTTTGGTAAAATTACTGTTAATGGATATATCTATTTCTCGGATATAATTATTTCACCGAACAATGTTCAAAGTGATTGGCATCGGGGGAAAAGACATTATTTAAGTTTCAATGATATTTATAGCATAATCGAACGTAAACCAGATGTATTAATAATTGGAACGGGAATGTTTGGTCTGATGCGAGTAGATAATAACATGATAGAAGATTTAATAGAGAGGGGAGTTCATAATATAATTATTGAAAAAACTAAGCAGGCTTGTATTTTGTATAATAAAGAAAAAACAAGAAAAAAAGTAGCTGTGTTACACATAACCTGCTAAGTCAATATAATATTATATAATGACAATAACATATAATTATTTATATTTAATAGCAGCTATATACCACAATAAATGATAAAAACATATAATATAAAATTATAATAATGATTATTTCAAACAATAATATTATTTTATAATTATTTACAATGCATACTATGTAATAATATTAAAAAATTGAAATGAAATTATTTGTAATTCGAATAGAAATAATGGTAATTAGAATCATTTACAATAAAAAATAAGAGGTTTGGAATGTTAATTGATTTAACTTTAAAAATAACACCTAAAATGATTTTAGATGCACATGAAAACGATAAAAAAGCATTACCCGGGCATTTAGGCACACATTTTGATGTAATGAATAAAGAGTTTCCTTTAGAGTATCTGGAAAGAGATGCAATTGTTTTTGATGTTAGTACTGTTGATAAAAATAAGGAGATTAGTACAGAAGATATTATATTAAATAAGATAGAAACAAATATGTTTGTCGCTTTTTATACAGGTTTTATGGAAAATGAAAAATATGGTGGTAGAAAATATTTTACTGAACACCCACAGCTATCTGATGAACTTATTGAAGAATTAATTAAAAAAGAAATATCAATTATTGGAATAGATTTTGCAGGAATTAAACGTGGAAATGATCATACTCCAAAGGATCAATATTGTTCAGACAGAGGAATTTTTATTGTTGAAAACCTTTGTAATTTATATAAAATACTCAATGGGAATAAAAGTAAAATATTTTTAGCATATACATTCCCATTAAATTATACTAATATGACCGGTTTGCCGTGCAGGGTTGTAGCAAAAATATAACTTTCGAATATATTATTTAACATTATTACTTTACATAAGATATATTATCGAACCTTTTGATATATATAAATATAATTAATACCCATTATCTTTCATTATTTTTATAATATTATCTACACTCTCTTCTATGTTCTTAAATTCATCCAGATTCATCCAAAGGTTAACCGGCATTTGGTTTTTAAACCAGCTTAACTGTCTTTTTGCAAAATTACGTGTTTCTTTTTTTATCATTTGTATGGCTTCATCTTTTGTTATATATCCACGAATATATTTTATAGCTTGTCTATAACCTAAAGCTTGGATTGCATTTATTTTTTCATCTCCATATTTATCAATTAGTGCTCTCGTTTCCTCAATAAGCCCTTCATCTATCATTCTATCTACACGTTGATTTATTTTTGTGTAGAGTTTTTTTCTATTCATATAAATACATATAATATAAAAATTATATTTTGATTTTTGTGGATCTAAAATGTTCTTTTTATGAAAATCTGATAGTGTTTTACCGGTTAAGTAAAATACTTCTAATGCCCTGATTATTCTTTTTGTATCATTTATACTTATTTTTTTTGCATATTCTGCATCTTTTTTTCTTAATTCATTATATAAATATTCATTACCTTTATTTCTTGCTAATAATGTTAATTTACTACGAATTATGGCATTACTACCAGGGCCTTCAAAAATAGGGTCTATAATTGATTTGATATAAAGACCTGATCCACCTACTATTAATGGCTTTTTATTATTCTTATAAATATTTTTTATGCATTGCATAGCATAATGAGAATAACGCATAACATTAAAAATTTCTGTTGGCTCAACGAGGTCTATACAATGATGAACGTATTTGCTCAAAATATCGTGATTTGGCTTATCTGTGCCGATATTTAAATTATTGTATATTTGCATTGAATCAGCTGAAATTATTTCAATTTCAGGCATATATTGTGCGATATTAACTGATATTGATGTTTTACCAACACCAGTTGGCCCTGTAATAATTATGATTTTATTATTTTTTAAGATCAACGAGCTCTCCATATAATGTATAAGCATCTGCATGTTTTATTTTGCAATATGCCAATTTCCCAATTATATTATTTTTATCATTATCAAGAAAATTATTATTATTTACTGAGAAAATAACTATCTTATTTGTTCTTGTTTTTCCACAATACTGATATTCTATTCCCTTTCTGGATTTACTATCTACTAATATCTCTAAAATTTCCCCTATCAATTGCTTATTAATGTTGATTGAAATATTTTTCTGAATTTCTATTAATTTCCATAAACGTTTCTTTTTGGTTTGAAGATCAATTTGATTAGAAAAAAAAGATGAAAGTGTTTTTTCTCTATTTGAATAGATAAAGGTATAAGCAGAATCAAATTTGATTTTTTCAAAAGCCCTAATAGTATTTTCAAAATCCTCATTTGTTTCTCCGGGGAATCCAACCATTACATCTGTAGTAATGCTTGCGTTAGGTATGATTTTTCTGATTTGCTTTATTATATTATTGTATTCTTTCATGCTATATTTTCTATTCATTCTACTTAGTATATTATCAGAGCCAGATTGCATAGGAAGATGAATATGCTCACAAATATTTTTGCCATTTTTTATAGTCTTTATCAGGTTAATGTTAAAATCTTTGGGATGAGAAGTAGTAAACCTAATTCTTTTTATATCATTAATTCTATTTATTTCTGATAATAAAGTTAAAAAATCACAATGATTAGGGATATCATTACCATAAGAATTAACATTTTGTCCTAATAAAAATATTTCTTTATAACCATTCCTTGCTAAATGATTAACTTCAGACAATATTTCCCCAATAGGACGGCTTTCTTCGGGACCACGGGTATAAGGAACTATACAATAAGAACAAAAATTGTTGCAACCTTTCATTATTTGTACAAAAGCTGAGATATTGTTAGTATATTTTATACTGATATTGTTTAACCGAAAAGGCTTACGATTGTCACAATATATAATTTTATTCTTATTTGAATAATATAGTCTAAAAATATCTGCAAATGAAGAAGACTGTGATGGACCAAATATCAAGTCTACTGAAGGCACTTTTATTTGAATATTTTCAGCCTCCTTTTGTGCTAAACATCCACAGATACCAAATATAACACCTGGTTTTTTCTCTTTTATCTGGCTTACTTTGCCAGCCATACTATAGATTTTATGTTCAACTTTTTTTCTGACGCAACAAGTGTTAAAAATAATAATATCGGCTTCATTCATTTCGGAAGTCATTGTGAAATTCATTTGTTCCATCTGCCCGGCAATTATTTCTGAATCGTTTACATTCATTTGACAGCCAAATGTTTTAATATAATATTTGAACATAATATATTGTGTTATTTCCTTTGATTTATTATATTATTTAGAGTTAAAGTAACAATAGACAGTTTATTATTAACTTAAATAGTGTAAAAAGTAAAAAATAAAAGAGAAAGAGAAGGAGATATATTTAAACAACCCCTTCTCTTTTGATTTTATTATAATAAAATTACTAAATTTATTTTATTTCGCATATTCAACAGAACGTGTTTCCCTGATAACATTTACTTTAACTTGTCCGGGATAATCAATGTTTTTTTCAATTTTTTTAGAAATATCCCTTGATAATTTTGCAGATAAATAATCATCAATTTCTTCAGGGTTTACAATAATTCTGATTTCCCGTCCGGCTTGAATCGCATAACATTTTTCAACTCCTTCAAATGAGTTGGCAATTTCTTCTAATTGACTAAGTCTCTTGATATATGTTTCAAGCATTTCTCTTCTTGCGCCAGGCCTTGAAGCCGATATTGCATCTGCAGCTTGAACCAGTATTGCTTCAACTGTTTCTGGTTTTTCGTCTTCATGATGAGATGCTATTGCATTGATAATGTTTGGAGATTCTCCATTTTTACGGGCAATATCAGCACCAATCAGGGCATGAGGACCTTCTATTTCCATATCAGCTGCTTTACCTATATCATGCAACAGTCCTGCTCTTTTACAAAAGTTGGCATTCAAACCTAATTCGTCGGCCATAATTCCGGAAAAATAAGCAACTTCTTTTGAATGTTGCAGTACATTTTGGCCATAACTGGTTCTATACTTTAATTTGCCCAATATATTAATTAATTTAGGGTTAACATTTCTAACGTTTGTGTCAAATACAGCCTTTTCTCCTTCTTCTTTAATGCTACTTTCTACAATTTTTTTAGAGTTTTCAATAACTTCTTCTATCCTTGCTGGTTGTATTCTACCATCAGTTATAAGTTTCTCCAGGGCTATCCTGGCAATTTCCCTTCTAACAGGATCAAAT
Proteins encoded:
- a CDS encoding V-type ATP synthase subunit D, which produces MKLAVNPNRMELLRLKKRLLLAKRGYKLLKDKRDALIQKFIQLVYENKKTREDFEKEMKNCMESFLTASFSFGNNDLDAILLFPKRSTRVKTTYKNMMSVQVPNYKIIEEGELYTYGMANKFPSLDSAIKKYKNVIPLMVRMAELDKTIVLLTEEIEKTRRRVNALEYVMIPNLEETIKFITMKLDEMARSNNSALMRIKEMIRGE
- a CDS encoding lysophospholipid acyltransferase family protein, encoding MFYKIARFIGYILSLLFWPIEIRGGNDFHHNGPLILAANHVSYLDPIALAIAFKRQIYFLAKKEVFDNPFLGLIVKGLGAIPVDRKNVSPVTIKKTYSILKNGNVLGIFPEGTRSLNGELLDFNKGMIKIALKTSSPIIPVGIAGTNDIYPPKAKFPSFWGRKKITVSFGDPIYLDSNKNKDDNYQNNSLLVIKHNIKHLLEGI
- a CDS encoding 6-bladed beta-propeller, whose amino-acid sequence is MINKLKTNRFFKYCYFMITIFLLLIGITNNVFAINSDYVIEMTFGVYGENRNEFNYPVCIALDKSDNLYVTDWENDRIQIFNSDGEYIRMIPDENSGYQIDGPVGIALDRNNNIIIVEQHNNCLHKISNDGRSIQIFGEFGSGPGQFDNPRGVVLDENDNIYVVDTGNNRVQVFSNEFELLYIFGREGLGDGEFYYPRGIALDNDNNIYVADTFHHQVQVFTETGEFIERIGTAGNGPGEFDGTRYVDIDEKGNIYITDYRNGKVVQYNSDYDFITEFGNQGDNYSLLLYPEGIAVDQRGYIYVADAGNNRIVKFCISRIIINKKAGIENIEKEEWDKAIQSFQIVLNEDPKDYESRKAIAFAYFENGQYEKAINEYNTILEFLPQDQSIILKAVDAHYELASELAKDSNYKEALGHYKLVINEQPNYPNIKAKYYLTYLKYIYNSIFFRIIFIIILITIVAIFIIPRIASKKKKGGRHYRGRNRF
- the amrB gene encoding AmmeMemoRadiSam system protein B; translation: MESIRKATVAGSFYDSDKASLLNQLKYCFLHEIGPQKLPESKKIYQNKSKIKGIVSPHAGFIFSGPIAAHNYYYLSFEKIPQTIIIIGPNHRGLGEEISIMPAGYWNTPLGSIEIDEKTVKKILANDKKNIIKEDIQAHVFEHSIEVQLPFLQFIYPNNTFKIIPICITNQKLSLMKYLADTIFGSIENTDCLFIASSDFTHYESQSNAKRKDISAIEKIINMDSDAFYENIKTNSASICGYGPIAIVMEICKKNGIEKGELLKYATSGDVYGMNEQVVGYASIIFR
- a CDS encoding MTH938/NDUFAF3 family protein, with product MNIINSYIFGKITVNGYIYFSDIIISPNNVQSDWHRGKRHYLSFNDIYSIIERKPDVLIIGTGMFGLMRVDNNMIEDLIERGVHNIIIEKTKQACILYNKEKTRKKVAVLHITC
- a CDS encoding cyclase family protein — protein: MLIDLTLKITPKMILDAHENDKKALPGHLGTHFDVMNKEFPLEYLERDAIVFDVSTVDKNKEISTEDIILNKIETNMFVAFYTGFMENEKYGGRKYFTEHPQLSDELIEELIKKEISIIGIDFAGIKRGNDHTPKDQYCSDRGIFIVENLCNLYKILNGNKSKIFLAYTFPLNYTNMTGLPCRVVAKI
- the miaA gene encoding tRNA (adenosine(37)-N6)-dimethylallyltransferase MiaA; this translates as MILKNNKIIIITGPTGVGKTSISVNIAQYMPEIEIISADSMQIYNNLNIGTDKPNHDILSKYVHHCIDLVEPTEIFNVMRYSHYAMQCIKNIYKNNKKPLIVGGSGLYIKSIIDPIFEGPGSNAIIRSKLTLLARNKGNEYLYNELRKKDAEYAKKISINDTKRIIRALEVFYLTGKTLSDFHKKNILDPQKSKYNFYIICIYMNRKKLYTKINQRVDRMIDEGLIEETRALIDKYGDEKINAIQALGYRQAIKYIRGYITKDEAIQMIKKETRNFAKRQLSWFKNQMPVNLWMNLDEFKNIEESVDNIIKIMKDNGY
- the miaB gene encoding tRNA (N6-isopentenyl adenosine(37)-C2)-methylthiotransferase MiaB, whose translation is MFKYYIKTFGCQMNVNDSEIIAGQMEQMNFTMTSEMNEADIIIFNTCCVRKKVEHKIYSMAGKVSQIKEKKPGVIFGICGCLAQKEAENIQIKVPSVDLIFGPSQSSSFADIFRLYYSNKNKIIYCDNRKPFRLNNISIKYTNNISAFVQIMKGCNNFCSYCIVPYTRGPEESRPIGEILSEVNHLARNGYKEIFLLGQNVNSYGNDIPNHCDFLTLLSEINRINDIKRIRFTTSHPKDFNINLIKTIKNGKNICEHIHLPMQSGSDNILSRMNRKYSMKEYNNIIKQIRKIIPNASITTDVMVGFPGETNEDFENTIRAFEKIKFDSAYTFIYSNREKTLSSFFSNQIDLQTKKKRLWKLIEIQKNISININKQLIGEILEILVDSKSRKGIEYQYCGKTRTNKIVIFSVNNNNFLDNDKNNIIGKLAYCKIKHADAYTLYGELVDLKK
- the rny gene encoding ribonuclease Y; this encodes MKAINTSIFSIATILLGILIGFLLTNFFAKTKLSSSEKTCNQIIENAKKEAESIKKEAQLQAKEESYQIIRKSENECQQKRNKLENINEQLIKKSNNLVQKLELIEKKQKDIVFKEQEVDNKAQEINKIYQKQRDELARISKLDIEEAKQDLLGKLEKELDHEAGKLIKSIEEQAKEEGEKKARNIIALSIQRYSSDYTVESTISVVSLPNEDMKGRIIGREGRNIRTFERIAGVDLIVDDTPEAVIISGFDPVRREIARIALEKLITDGRIQPARIEEVIENSKKIVESSIKEEGEKAVFDTNVRNVNPKLINILGKLKYRTSYGQNVLQHSKEVAYFSGIMADELGLNANFCKRAGLLHDIGKAADMEIEGPHALIGADIARKNGESPNIINAIASHHEDEKPETVEAILVQAADAISASRPGARREMLETYIKRLSQLEEIANSFEGVEKCYAIQAGREIRIIVNPEEIDDYLSAKLSRDISKKIEKNIDYPGQVKVNVIRETRSVEYAK